A region from the Oncorhynchus tshawytscha isolate Ot180627B linkage group LG26, Otsh_v2.0, whole genome shotgun sequence genome encodes:
- the LOC112235107 gene encoding cytotoxic T-lymphocyte protein 4, translating to MSLSLLTFLCLGLCLPVWNALRVTQPYRVVSHRGEVELFCSYHHTGRHEPEELRITLYQGMYGEQEEQKVCISSFTHNSTAFQVEGEGERKVRCRGQLRPGKVNLTISGLRGNDTDLYRCAIEVLYPPPYLRTFGNGTLLYITEEPGCFTPEAQRRDDVTGETSVRLPLAGLAAVLIVISAIAILLVHQVLQRKRRFEAIVPMMSQNDGRFD from the exons ATGAGTCTCAGCCTGTTGACATTTCTCTGTCTCGGTCTTTGCCTCCCAGTGTGGAATG ccctgaGGGTCACCCAGCCGTACCGTGTGGTGAGTCATCGTGGTGAGGTGGAGCTGTTCTGCTCCTACCACCACACAGGGAGACATGAACCGGAGGAGCTACGGATCACTCTGTACCAGGGGATGTACGGGGAGCAGGAAGAACAGAAGGTGTGCATCTCCTCCTTCACCCACAACAGCACAGCCTtccaggtggagggagagggagagaggaaggtgcGTTGTCGGGGCCAGTTAAGGCCAGGCAAGGTGAACCTGACTATCTCTGGTCTTAGGGGTAACGACACTGACCTGTACCGATGTGCCATAGAAGTCCTGTATCCTCCGCCATACCTGAGGACGTTTGGGAATGGTACCCTACTCTATATAACAG AGGAGCCAGGGTGCTTTACCCCAGAGGCCCAGAGAAGAGATGATGTAACAGGAGAAACATCCGTCAGACTACCCTTAGCAGGACTGGCCGCAGTATTAATAGTAATCTCTGCCATTGCTATCCTCCTCGTTCATCAG GttctacagagaaagagaagatttGAAGCAATAGTACCAATGATGTCACAGAATGATGGAAGATTTGATTGA